A portion of the Geminocystis sp. M7585_C2015_104 genome contains these proteins:
- a CDS encoding ABC transporter permease, with translation MTIAEKLRITELTKSNREMEKWWQETMALTRRLFIQLQRRPSTLMAGIIQPFIWLILFGALFERAPAELFGEKGSYAQFLAPGIIVFTAFSSALNGGLPVMFDREFGFLNRLLVAPLVSRFSIVAASVIYIVTYSFIQTAVIMVASALLGAGIPDITGIVVIGLIIFLIVMGITGLSLGLVFALPGHIELLAVIFVINLPLFFASTALAPLSFMAGWLQIVASVNPLTIAIEPIRYIYQHEDWSFASQVMTTAWGSLTLTQVFVILLLLDVVVLLAIRPLLNRRLA, from the coding sequence ATGACCATAGCAGAAAAGTTGAGGATTACAGAATTAACAAAGAGTAATAGAGAGATGGAAAAATGGTGGCAGGAGACGATGGCATTGACCAGGAGGCTATTTATACAATTACAGAGAAGGCCCTCAACCTTGATGGCAGGGATAATACAACCGTTTATTTGGTTGATTTTGTTTGGAGCGTTGTTTGAAAGGGCGCCGGCGGAGTTGTTTGGCGAAAAGGGGAGTTATGCCCAGTTTCTGGCGCCGGGAATAATTGTGTTTACCGCATTTTCCAGTGCCTTAAATGGGGGTTTGCCGGTGATGTTTGATAGGGAGTTTGGCTTTTTGAATCGTTTGTTGGTGGCGCCCCTGGTTTCTCGTTTTTCCATCGTAGCAGCTTCGGTAATCTACATTGTCACTTACAGTTTCATTCAAACGGCAGTGATTATGGTGGCAAGTGCCCTTTTGGGAGCAGGAATACCAGATATTACAGGAATAGTTGTAATTGGGCTGATAATTTTCCTGATAGTTATGGGGATAACAGGGTTGAGTTTGGGTTTAGTCTTTGCCTTGCCTGGGCATATTGAGTTGCTGGCTGTTATATTTGTGATTAATTTGCCCTTATTCTTCGCCAGCACGGCCTTGGCGCCGTTATCATTTATGGCGGGTTGGTTACAAATAGTTGCCAGTGTTAATCCCCTAACCATCGCCATTGAGCCAATACGTTATATTTACCAACATGAGGACTGGAGTTTTGCAAGTCAGGTAATGACTACGGCCTGGGGAAGTCTTACCTTAACTCAGGTTTTTGTCATTCTTCTGCTGCTAGATGTGGTAGTCTTACTAGCAATTAGACCTTTACTGAATCGTCGTTTAGCCTAG
- a CDS encoding CZB domain-containing protein codes for MDIDLKLIGLHHFMWCIKLNQYVNGNTETPPAPSHTQCELGKWIYSEGQSKYGTMPEFVSLEREHQQLHKVAQEIIFLRSGGNIPEAKKLLHKLEEKSNVVVSLIKQLDSKINQK; via the coding sequence ATGGATATCGATTTGAAACTAATAGGACTACACCACTTTATGTGGTGCATAAAACTAAACCAATACGTAAATGGTAACACGGAAACACCACCAGCCCCCTCCCACACCCAGTGTGAGTTGGGCAAATGGATATACTCCGAGGGCCAGTCTAAGTATGGTACAATGCCCGAATTTGTGAGTCTAGAACGAGAACATCAGCAATTACATAAGGTAGCACAAGAAATCATCTTTTTAAGAAGTGGGGGAAATATACCAGAAGCTAAAAAACTACTCCATAAACTGGAAGAAAAAAGCAATGTAGTGGTGAGTCTGATCAAGCAACTGGATAGCAAAATCAATCAAAAATGA
- a CDS encoding DUF2862 domain-containing protein, translating into MEIGQKVRICRLREKVPADIIKKAQQGQIGVIKSFKMTDGSGIGVFVEFPDSTTSWFFEDEVEVVE; encoded by the coding sequence ATGGAAATTGGACAAAAGGTTAGAATTTGTCGTCTCAGGGAAAAAGTCCCAGCTGACATCATAAAAAAGGCCCAACAAGGACAAATAGGCGTCATCAAATCCTTTAAAATGACAGACGGCAGTGGAATCGGCGTCTTTGTGGAATTTCCCGACTCCACCACTAGTTGGTTTTTTGAAGACGAAGTGGAAGTAGTAGAATAA
- the proB gene encoding glutamate 5-kinase has protein sequence MGQTIVVKIGTSTLTDSKTGNLALSTIASLVETLTYLRREGNRVILVSSGAVGIGCARLGIRERPRNLHLKQAIAAVGQGRLIRVYDDLFSQLGQSIAQILLTRRDFVDRNSYVNAFNTLNTLLEMGVIPIVNENDTTATDELKFGDNDTLSALVASLVEADWLFLLTDIDGLYSADPRLVPWAKPIDVVDIEQVDELEIEAGDSGTGWGTGGMKTKLKAVKIAASAGVTTVITHGKNPENIVRILQGEEIGTRFTALPKTENARKRWIANGLISMGRIYIDEGAVEAICRQGKSLLPAGVVAVEGKFNSSEAVDLVDSEGRIIGKGISNYSHHELLQIKGKKSAHIGRILGYQAPQTVIHRDNLVIFD, from the coding sequence ATGGGGCAGACTATTGTTGTGAAAATTGGGACTTCAACGTTAACAGATAGTAAAACGGGAAACCTAGCCCTTTCCACCATAGCATCCCTGGTGGAGACATTGACTTATTTGAGGAGGGAAGGCAATAGGGTGATACTGGTATCCTCTGGTGCAGTAGGGATAGGTTGTGCTAGACTAGGCATAAGGGAGCGCCCTCGTAATCTACACTTAAAACAGGCCATTGCGGCGGTAGGACAGGGTAGACTAATCAGGGTGTATGATGACTTGTTTAGCCAACTAGGACAGTCCATTGCCCAGATTTTGCTTACCCGCCGGGATTTTGTCGACCGTAACTCTTACGTAAACGCCTTTAATACCCTCAATACCCTATTGGAAATGGGGGTGATACCGATAGTAAACGAGAATGATACAACCGCGACAGACGAATTGAAGTTTGGGGATAACGACACTCTTTCGGCACTGGTGGCCAGTCTGGTGGAGGCGGATTGGTTGTTTTTATTGACGGACATAGATGGATTATATTCGGCAGATCCACGGTTAGTGCCATGGGCCAAACCCATTGACGTGGTGGACATTGAGCAGGTGGATGAGCTAGAAATAGAGGCGGGGGATAGTGGCACCGGTTGGGGCACAGGGGGGATGAAAACCAAACTCAAAGCGGTGAAAATAGCGGCGAGTGCGGGTGTTACAACGGTAATAACCCATGGTAAGAATCCGGAAAATATTGTTAGAATTTTACAGGGGGAGGAGATTGGCACTCGGTTTACTGCCTTGCCTAAGACGGAGAATGCGCGTAAGCGGTGGATTGCCAACGGTTTGATTTCCATGGGGAGGATATACATAGACGAAGGGGCGGTGGAAGCCATTTGTCGACAGGGGAAGTCTCTTTTGCCGGCGGGGGTAGTAGCGGTGGAGGGTAAATTCAACTCTTCCGAGGCGGTGGATTTGGTTGACTCTGAGGGGAGGATAATTGGCAAGGGGATTAGCAATTATAGTCATCACGAGTTGCTGCAGATTAAGGGTAAGAAATCAGCTCATATTGGGCGTATCTTAGGTTATCAGGCCCCCCAGACGGTAATACACCGGGATAATCTAGTCATTTTTGATTGA
- the dnaK gene encoding molecular chaperone DnaK: MGRVVGIDLGTTNSVIAVMEGGRPVVIPNSEGSRITPSVVAFNKEGELLVGQMARRQAVLNPQNTYYGIKRFMGRKYSELSEASKRVPYTIRRDELDNIKIRCPRLKKEFAPEEISAMILRRLAEEAERYLGEEVTGAVITVPAYFNDSQRQATRDAGRIAGLEVLRIINEPTAAALAYGLDKRKNERILVFDLGGGTFDVSILEVGDGVFEVKATSGDTQLGGNDFDKKIVDWLADRFLEEEGVDLRKDRQALQRLTEAAEKAKIELSGVSVSEINLPFITATEDGPKHLEATLTRAQFEELCGDLVSRLRRPLQRALKDAGMTPFDIDEVILVGGSTRIPMVQDLVRSFIDLEPNQNINPDEVVAMGAAIQAGILAGEVKDILLLDVTPLSIGVETVGGLTKKVVPRNTTIPVRRSEIFSTSENNQTMVEIHVVQGEREMAADNKSLGRFKLTGIPPAPRGVPQIQVSFDIDANGILQVIARDKTTGREQSIVIQGASNLPQSEIERMIREAEEFAQLDRQRRERVEKRNRARALADQAQRRLREVALDFGTQFANRYRQDIDNICKEILDALEKQDDRRLDKSIADLEDVLYELNREVRLQYKQEEGEGFFESIKKTFMGDDEEEYDWRRQRQSNPRYGNRDYPSKYPPSDNSNSYPAANPPRYKPEGGYRVGKKNLSIPYENDWDDDDNW; the protein is encoded by the coding sequence ATGGGAAGAGTAGTAGGGATAGACTTAGGCACAACTAACTCGGTAATAGCGGTAATGGAGGGGGGTAGACCTGTAGTAATACCCAATTCAGAAGGTAGTCGCATTACCCCCTCTGTGGTGGCTTTTAACAAGGAGGGGGAATTGTTAGTGGGACAGATGGCGAGAAGACAGGCGGTGTTGAACCCCCAGAATACCTATTATGGCATTAAACGCTTCATGGGGCGCAAATATAGTGAGTTAAGTGAGGCAAGTAAACGGGTGCCCTATACTATTCGCCGGGATGAACTAGATAATATAAAAATCCGTTGCCCTCGTTTGAAAAAAGAATTCGCCCCAGAGGAAATTTCTGCGATGATACTGCGACGACTAGCAGAGGAAGCAGAGAGGTATCTGGGAGAGGAGGTGACAGGGGCAGTCATCACCGTACCCGCTTATTTTAATGATAGCCAAAGACAGGCCACCAGAGATGCAGGCCGGATAGCTGGTCTGGAGGTGTTAAGAATTATTAACGAGCCGACGGCAGCAGCATTGGCCTACGGGTTAGACAAGAGAAAGAATGAGAGAATCCTGGTGTTTGACTTGGGGGGGGGCACTTTTGATGTGTCCATACTAGAAGTGGGGGATGGGGTATTTGAGGTGAAGGCTACTAGTGGGGATACCCAGTTAGGAGGCAATGACTTTGACAAGAAAATTGTAGACTGGTTGGCAGACAGGTTTTTAGAGGAAGAGGGAGTAGACTTAAGGAAAGATCGCCAGGCGTTACAAAGACTAACAGAGGCAGCGGAAAAGGCGAAAATAGAGTTGTCTGGGGTAAGTGTATCTGAGATTAATTTACCCTTCATCACCGCCACTGAAGATGGGCCAAAACATCTAGAGGCCACCCTTACTAGGGCACAATTTGAGGAATTGTGTGGGGATTTAGTGTCCAGACTAAGACGTCCTTTGCAAAGGGCATTGAAAGATGCCGGCATGACGCCTTTTGACATTGACGAGGTAATCCTGGTGGGGGGAAGCACCCGTATTCCCATGGTACAGGATTTAGTGCGCAGTTTTATCGATTTGGAGCCCAATCAGAATATTAACCCTGACGAGGTAGTGGCTATGGGTGCTGCTATCCAGGCGGGTATTCTTGCCGGCGAGGTGAAGGACATTCTGCTACTGGATGTTACGCCTCTGTCTATTGGGGTTGAGACTGTTGGTGGCCTCACCAAGAAAGTAGTACCTAGAAATACAACGATACCGGTAAGAAGGTCAGAGATATTCTCCACTTCGGAGAATAATCAGACGATGGTGGAAATTCACGTGGTGCAGGGGGAAAGGGAGATGGCGGCGGACAACAAATCCCTAGGCAGATTTAAGCTGACGGGGATACCCCCCGCCCCCAGAGGTGTGCCTCAAATTCAGGTTTCTTTTGACATTGACGCCAATGGCATCTTACAGGTTATTGCCAGGGATAAAACCACTGGCAGAGAACAAAGTATTGTAATCCAAGGGGCTTCCAACTTACCTCAGTCTGAAATAGAAAGGATGATCAGGGAGGCGGAGGAATTTGCCCAGTTAGACAGGCAGAGACGGGAGAGGGTAGAAAAACGCAATCGGGCCAGGGCTTTAGCCGATCAAGCCCAGAGGAGACTGAGGGAAGTGGCCTTAGACTTTGGCACCCAGTTTGCCAATCGCTATCGTCAGGACATTGACAATATATGTAAAGAGATTCTGGACGCCCTGGAGAAACAAGATGATCGCCGTTTGGACAAGAGTATAGCGGATTTGGAGGACGTTTTATACGAACTCAACCGAGAGGTGCGTCTCCAGTATAAACAGGAAGAAGGAGAGGGCTTTTTTGAGTCCATCAAGAAAACCTTTATGGGGGATGACGAGGAGGAGTATGACTGGAGACGGCAGCGGCAGTCAAATCCTCGTTACGGCAATAGGGACTATCCTAGCAAATACCCCCCTAGTGACAATAGTAACAGTTATCCTGCCGCCAATCCTCCCCGCTATAAACCCGAGGGGGGTTATCGGGTTGGCAAGAAAAACCTTTCCATCCCTTACGAAAACGATTGGGATGACGACGACAACTGGTAA
- a CDS encoding GIY-YIG nuclease family protein: protein MYADGEILGLPRVELKERDLLPPWPGIYYVVDGKKVVWYIGKAKNLKKRWQGKSHHRIYQLMTQKKKEFIIYYQLVGEGDLDEWERKAIAKYNPTLNDGEAKRKRIRPSESLLRETIISLGDYLVVIGRESPRIHDKELLTWCENWGERWWVLNKIVGLEVVHIGVDWYELLKFAGGEEVALGILNSIFKSRRGYAHKWEGFTPKNPYIPLCGAARLLVNGYGVEVSIINFQEFETYRDRLTSEWVRVMTPEWVRRLNNFGVRNPFGFFLTDGGEGESRKKIARRLAMRIQPYSGNCIPSVFQEELEEENLRGKMIRIKREYQEGKRGFGSRSGD, encoded by the coding sequence ATGTATGCGGATGGGGAAATATTGGGGCTGCCAAGGGTGGAGTTGAAAGAGAGGGATTTGCTGCCCCCATGGCCGGGGATATACTATGTGGTGGATGGAAAGAAAGTTGTATGGTATATCGGCAAGGCGAAAAATCTGAAGAAACGTTGGCAGGGGAAAAGCCATCACCGGATATATCAACTAATGACTCAGAAGAAGAAGGAGTTTATTATTTACTACCAGTTGGTGGGAGAGGGAGATTTAGATGAGTGGGAGAGGAAGGCGATTGCTAAGTACAATCCCACTTTAAACGATGGGGAGGCAAAAAGGAAAAGGATAAGGCCAAGTGAGAGTCTGTTGAGGGAGACTATAATATCGTTGGGGGATTATTTAGTAGTGATTGGCAGGGAGTCGCCACGGATACATGACAAGGAGTTGTTGACTTGGTGTGAAAATTGGGGGGAAAGATGGTGGGTTTTGAATAAGATAGTGGGTTTAGAGGTGGTGCATATAGGGGTAGACTGGTATGAGTTGTTGAAATTTGCGGGGGGAGAGGAAGTTGCCCTAGGGATTTTAAATAGTATCTTCAAAAGCAGGAGGGGGTATGCTCACAAATGGGAGGGGTTTACACCAAAAAACCCTTATATTCCATTATGTGGCGCGGCTAGACTGTTGGTGAATGGTTATGGGGTGGAGGTGAGTATAATCAATTTCCAAGAATTTGAAACTTATAGGGATAGACTGACTTCGGAGTGGGTAAGGGTGATGACGCCGGAGTGGGTAAGGAGGTTAAATAATTTTGGCGTCAGAAATCCCTTTGGGTTTTTTCTAACAGACGGGGGGGAAGGAGAATCCCGAAAAAAAATAGCAAGAAGACTGGCTATGAGGATTCAACCCTATAGTGGCAATTGTATACCCAGTGTGTTTCAGGAGGAGTTGGAAGAGGAGAATCTGAGGGGAAAAATGATAAGGATAAAAAGGGAGTATCAGGAGGGGAAAAGGGGGTTTGGTAGTAGAAGTGGAGATTAG
- a CDS encoding glycosyltransferase has product MKKENKIALIGTYPPRACGIATFTADLRQALRKNNQKSMVIAITNEADSLDYPEEVVFEIKQNRIDDYRLAAEYINFSGVDLVCVQHEFGIFGGNYGRYVTELLLNLQKPVVTTLHTVLQEPTPALRETLLRIADASEYLVVLSKKAIAILKEVYGIPEGKIAMIHHGVPDTAFIDPNFYKDKFKVEGRFVILTFGLISRNKGIEFMLEALPPVVKAHPEVVYIILGATHPEVKRREGEEYRVWLKRRVRELNLENNVLFFDRYVDFEQLCEFIGAADIYVTPYRSKEQIVSGTLAYAIGMGKAIVSTPYFYAEEMLADGRGRLVNFQDVEALSNTLLELIEDEAGRHRMRKLAYQFGRQMVWQNVGKSYALLFDKIISGQKKTIALLQTRGKTVFVGEMAEARLEHIIHLTDDTGIFQHAIYSVPDRRHGYCTDDVARALVAVLNYYQQYKEPRALDLARCYLSFIHYAQMPDGRFHNFMNYSRQFIDQCGSEDTIGRALWGLGVTVSTSPDDKMQMLAKNIFERTIETLSLQYPRAIAYAICGLSSFLERYEGAVAVRRLLTEMAEQLASLYHSSCSEDWLWFGDELTYANAKLPQAMLLAYQVTGEQSYKKIGLQSLDFLLEQTYRNGYFDFIGNQGWYIRGQQRAIFGQQPIEAGYTIETCCLAYEITGNPFYLDMARAAVEWFLGRNRLGVRLYDFTTGACCDGIDPQGVNMNQGAESTICCLLGLLAASRQRERQTDSTPTPTTTATTSVAS; this is encoded by the coding sequence ATGAAAAAAGAAAACAAAATAGCGCTGATAGGGACATACCCACCAAGAGCATGTGGAATAGCAACCTTTACGGCGGACCTAAGACAGGCATTAAGGAAAAACAATCAAAAGTCGATGGTAATAGCAATAACCAATGAGGCAGACTCCCTGGACTACCCGGAAGAGGTAGTATTTGAAATAAAGCAAAATAGGATAGACGACTACAGGCTAGCAGCAGAATATATAAACTTTTCAGGGGTGGACCTAGTGTGCGTCCAACACGAATTTGGCATATTCGGCGGAAATTATGGGCGCTACGTGACAGAATTACTTCTAAACCTTCAAAAACCAGTAGTTACAACCCTGCATACTGTATTACAAGAGCCGACACCAGCACTGCGAGAAACCCTACTAAGAATAGCAGATGCGTCAGAATACCTGGTAGTACTCAGCAAAAAAGCCATTGCCATCCTAAAAGAGGTATACGGCATTCCAGAAGGTAAAATCGCCATGATCCACCATGGAGTGCCGGATACAGCCTTTATAGATCCCAACTTCTACAAGGACAAATTTAAAGTAGAAGGCCGTTTCGTCATCCTCACCTTCGGTTTGATTAGCAGAAACAAAGGCATAGAATTCATGTTAGAGGCCCTACCCCCCGTGGTCAAGGCTCACCCAGAAGTAGTATATATCATCCTTGGAGCCACGCACCCTGAAGTCAAAAGAAGAGAGGGGGAAGAATACCGTGTATGGCTTAAACGACGCGTGCGAGAATTGAATCTGGAAAACAATGTCCTCTTCTTCGACAGATATGTAGACTTTGAACAACTCTGCGAATTCATAGGCGCCGCCGACATATATGTGACTCCCTATAGGTCAAAAGAACAAATAGTCAGTGGCACACTGGCATACGCCATTGGCATGGGTAAGGCTATCGTCTCCACTCCCTACTTCTACGCAGAAGAAATGCTGGCCGACGGCAGGGGTAGACTAGTCAACTTCCAAGATGTAGAAGCCCTTTCCAATACCCTCCTCGAACTGATAGAAGATGAAGCGGGCCGTCACAGAATGCGTAAGCTGGCCTACCAATTCGGCCGTCAGATGGTGTGGCAAAATGTAGGTAAATCCTATGCCCTCCTCTTTGACAAGATTATCTCCGGACAGAAAAAGACCATCGCCTTGTTGCAAACTAGAGGCAAGACCGTCTTTGTGGGGGAAATGGCTGAAGCTCGTCTGGAACACATCATCCACCTCACCGATGACACGGGCATATTTCAACATGCCATCTACAGTGTTCCCGATAGACGACACGGCTACTGCACCGACGATGTAGCCCGCGCTCTTGTAGCTGTTTTGAACTACTATCAGCAATATAAAGAGCCCCGCGCCCTCGACTTGGCCAGATGCTATCTTAGTTTTATCCACTATGCCCAGATGCCCGATGGCAGATTCCACAATTTTATGAACTATTCCAGGCAGTTTATTGACCAATGTGGCAGTGAAGACACCATTGGGCGTGCCTTGTGGGGTTTAGGCGTTACAGTCTCCACCTCCCCCGACGACAAGATGCAGATGCTGGCAAAAAACATCTTTGAGCGCACCATCGAAACCCTTTCCCTCCAATACCCCCGTGCCATAGCCTATGCCATTTGTGGCCTGTCTAGCTTTTTGGAAAGATACGAAGGGGCCGTAGCCGTCCGTCGTCTTCTCACAGAAATGGCCGAACAATTAGCCTCCCTCTACCACTCCAGCTGCAGTGAAGACTGGCTATGGTTTGGCGATGAACTCACCTACGCCAATGCTAAACTCCCTCAGGCTATGCTTTTAGCTTATCAGGTCACTGGCGAACAATCATACAAGAAAATAGGACTCCAATCCCTCGACTTTCTGTTAGAACAAACCTATCGCAACGGCTACTTTGACTTCATTGGCAATCAAGGCTGGTATATCCGTGGTCAACAACGAGCCATTTTTGGACAGCAACCCATCGAGGCCGGCTATACCATTGAAACCTGTTGTCTTGCTTATGAAATTACCGGAAACCCCTTCTACCTAGACATGGCCAGAGCCGCAGTAGAATGGTTTTTGGGCAGAAATCGGCTAGGGGTAAGGCTATATGACTTCACCACCGGCGCTTGTTGTGACGGCATTGACCCTCAAGGCGTTAACATGAATCAAGGAGCGGAATCCACCATCTGTTGTCTGTTAGGGCTTCTAGCCGCCTCCCGTCAAAGGGAAAGACAAACAGACTCCACTCCCACTCCCACCACCACTGCTACCACCAGCGTCGCCTCCTAA
- a CDS encoding ArsA family ATPase, translating to MTFILTFLGKGGVGCTTLATAAARKYASAGKKVLLVTRDSVGVDAWGNITPLGNNLDAIQLQTSQLLETIWEKLKQLEAQYLRSPLLKHIYGQELSIIPGMDDALALYFLREQYQSGNYDIIIYDGHSSLNTLRMFGLPDTLSWYLRRFQNLLENSDIVKALSPFVQPVSSAILNVTLTPENITPQPVQDFSHILEEGKQAIADSTRVCAFLVTDASVNAIAAAKYCWGGAQQVNLSVGGVLLNEGEKESSSLVAKIAGFVAGNYDRDNTLEQLRNEFKPLPVCLIRRNRETIIEDLPDFQILAADAPKPLTINPVQREIRVFLPGFSKKEVKLSQSGPEITISAGDQRRNIFLPPPLKGQPVKSAKFQDNYLIITL from the coding sequence ATGACTTTTATCCTCACCTTCTTAGGTAAGGGCGGTGTCGGCTGCACCACCCTCGCCACTGCCGCCGCCCGTAAGTATGCCTCTGCCGGTAAAAAAGTCTTATTGGTAACCCGCGATTCAGTGGGAGTAGATGCTTGGGGGAATATTACCCCCCTCGGCAACAACCTCGACGCCATCCAACTGCAAACCAGTCAACTGCTAGAGACAATTTGGGAAAAACTTAAACAATTAGAAGCCCAATACCTCCGCTCTCCCCTATTAAAACACATCTATGGCCAGGAATTGTCTATTATCCCCGGCATGGATGACGCCCTTGCCCTATACTTCTTACGAGAACAATACCAATCCGGTAACTATGATATTATCATCTACGATGGTCACAGCAGCCTCAATACCCTTAGAATGTTTGGCCTCCCCGATACCCTCAGTTGGTATCTCCGCCGTTTCCAAAATCTGTTAGAAAACTCTGACATTGTAAAGGCCTTATCCCCCTTTGTTCAACCCGTCAGTAGTGCCATCCTCAATGTCACCCTTACTCCCGAAAATATCACTCCTCAACCCGTCCAAGATTTCAGTCATATCCTAGAAGAAGGAAAACAGGCTATTGCTGATTCTACCCGTGTTTGTGCCTTCCTTGTCACCGACGCCAGTGTTAATGCCATTGCCGCCGCTAAGTATTGCTGGGGTGGCGCGCAACAGGTTAACCTCAGTGTCGGCGGTGTTTTATTGAATGAAGGGGAAAAAGAATCCTCTAGTCTCGTCGCCAAGATAGCCGGTTTTGTAGCTGGTAACTATGACCGTGATAATACACTAGAACAACTCCGCAATGAGTTTAAACCCCTGCCAGTCTGTCTTATTAGGCGCAACAGGGAAACTATTATTGAAGACTTGCCTGACTTCCAAATCCTTGCAGCCGACGCGCCAAAACCCCTTACTATTAATCCTGTTCAACGGGAAATTAGAGTCTTTTTGCCAGGATTCAGTAAAAAAGAGGTGAAACTTAGTCAGTCCGGCCCTGAAATTACTATATCAGCCGGTGACCAACGACGCAATATCTTTTTGCCCCCTCCTCTCAAAGGCCAACCCGTTAAAAGTGCCAAATTCCAGGACAATTATCTCATAATTACCCTCTAG
- the rimI gene encoding ribosomal protein S18-alanine N-acetyltransferase, with product MTPGGVEIKPLTEKELSQALELDDICFGGLWSLEGYRREIESPNSCLLTVSLNLGGTKKVIGLGCFWAVLEEAHITILAIHPDYQGRGLGSLLLKNLLEEAYNRGLERATLEVAQSNKKAINLYKKFGFKEAGRRKKYYQKTGEDALILWKYLP from the coding sequence ATGACCCCGGGTGGTGTAGAAATAAAACCTCTAACGGAAAAGGAATTATCACAAGCACTGGAATTAGACGATATTTGTTTCGGAGGGCTTTGGAGTCTTGAAGGCTACAGAAGAGAAATAGAAAGCCCCAACAGTTGTCTGTTAACAGTTAGCCTCAATCTAGGAGGAACTAAAAAAGTAATTGGTTTGGGCTGTTTTTGGGCAGTTTTAGAAGAAGCCCACATCACAATTCTCGCCATCCACCCAGATTACCAAGGCAGAGGATTGGGGAGTTTACTTCTAAAAAATCTCCTAGAAGAAGCCTACAACAGAGGACTAGAAAGAGCAACTTTGGAAGTAGCACAAAGCAACAAAAAAGCCATTAACCTCTACAAAAAATTTGGATTTAAAGAAGCCGGTAGACGCAAAAAATACTACCAAAAAACAGGCGAAGACGCCCTTATACTCTGGAAATATCTACCATGA
- a CDS encoding metallophosphoesterase, with protein MFKVLRRGALRICSTIVWLLILFFVTSLGVIYYSYEIEPGWVEVKHIDLKLKGLGEEFEGWKIVQISDIHINEWMTGGRLKRIVDLVNKQGGDIVVLTGDFFTSKTGYAERLRNEIVPRLPRKTRGRRLFRKIFLRLGKIESELYEGRDYEKDKETLGECLKRLKPKYKSFAVLGNHDYSTNYLLVEEALKESGIVVLKNEVYTIRKNKNYLNIAGIDDIMFGRGDLDLVLSNLPKKGTNIALVHEPDFATKVWGTHGFQLQLSGHSHGGQVRIPFKKGGFLPPYGKLYPAGLYKFGDFRLYTNRGLGMSYPLMRFNCRPEITVFTLSRER; from the coding sequence ATGTTTAAGGTTTTACGCAGAGGGGCATTAAGGATTTGCAGCACAATAGTCTGGTTGCTGATATTGTTTTTTGTCACATCACTAGGAGTTATATATTATAGCTATGAAATTGAACCAGGGTGGGTGGAAGTAAAACACATTGATTTGAAATTAAAGGGGTTGGGGGAGGAATTTGAGGGGTGGAAAATAGTGCAGATAAGTGATATACATATCAACGAGTGGATGACAGGAGGGAGACTGAAGAGGATAGTAGATTTAGTGAATAAACAGGGAGGAGATATTGTAGTTTTAACGGGGGATTTTTTTACTTCAAAGACTGGGTATGCAGAGAGGTTGCGCAATGAGATTGTACCACGACTGCCCCGCAAGACTAGGGGCAGAAGACTGTTTAGGAAGATTTTTTTGAGGTTGGGTAAAATAGAGTCTGAGTTGTATGAAGGGAGGGATTATGAGAAAGATAAGGAAACTCTAGGGGAATGTTTGAAGAGACTGAAACCGAAATATAAGAGTTTTGCGGTGTTAGGAAATCATGATTATTCTACTAACTATCTCCTGGTAGAGGAAGCCCTAAAAGAGAGTGGAATTGTTGTGCTTAAAAACGAGGTCTATACTATTAGGAAAAACAAAAATTATTTGAACATTGCAGGGATAGATGATATAATGTTCGGCAGGGGCGATTTGGATTTAGTATTGTCCAATTTGCCCAAAAAAGGAACTAATATTGCCCTAGTGCACGAGCCAGATTTTGCAACCAAGGTGTGGGGGACTCATGGTTTTCAATTACAGTTGTCAGGACATTCCCACGGAGGACAGGTGAGAATACCCTTCAAAAAGGGGGGGTTTTTACCACCTTATGGCAAATTATACCCGGCGGGGTTGTATAAATTCGGTGATTTCAGGCTGTACACTAATAGAGGGTTAGGAATGTCATATCCCCTTATGCGTTTCAATTGTAGGCCGGAAATTACCGTTTTTACCCTGTCAAGGGAACGATGA